The Mastacembelus armatus chromosome 9, fMasArm1.2, whole genome shotgun sequence genome contains a region encoding:
- the rnf214 gene encoding RING finger protein 214 — protein sequence MEASWGTANIAPGPDQHEVQYLSPEEPEPEPDLEPELELGPDPDPELELESELANMTVEDLLQKVQAVQTDNTTQDQGVNTEPDWESQVVAMLEHGSHLMEQYDSLRKKQGDEEEEHEKHTQQLQKKKEEAMRQHQALLEKLESLRVKLHLNNSKATRKNFLTKKQELTSERNRAEEEKNRLAKELEESERKLTELTEEQGEEQRRWQEELEELRQEMARVRKEAQEAELQALQDEIAAVKMQSDVAMSHIETWFTEVRQYLNTFRVEFPQQYPHERREWEKKEHLVRRNQAELQSRFQDVLQQLQQGRELESLPRINVPSLPQIPMADLRFEQVMQSLDHPQFMPPPPPNSVNRPLHPYKAPFNHQAPYRPQYRHRYPNPHRPPPPEHYFQPRPPPPHYLHQFQPVHPAQPLFQPPIRSPVRVTPSPSLSPSPPVQPIHPAVPSPPPPAAAAAAPTATSAPAGKLDKVLEKLRMRFPQCDRTQLTSLLQQVKSCRGTLAGMSMEEVMEQVGLRLVENERLAPGPISRPAPQGPIQRPTPPPQRAGAAASGAGQTTVVRKLCLMCQNHVDPESRYPLSCSHTIHRDCIQVWLQSSKNNSCPFCLGK from the exons ATGGAGGCTAGCTGGGGAACGGCTAACATCGCTCCAGGACCAGATCAGCATGAGGTTCAGTATCTAAGTCCGGAGGAACCGGAGCCGGAACCGGATCTGGAACCAGAGCTAGAGCTGGGACCGGACCCGGATCCCGAGCTGGAGCTGGAGTCCGAGTTGGCCAATATGACAGTGGAAG ACCTGCTGCAGAAGGTTCAGGCCGTGCAGACGGACAACACCACACAAGACCAGGGCGTCAACACGGAGCCGGACTGGGAGAGTCAGGTGGTGGCCATGTTGGAGCACGGCTCCCACCTGATGGAGCAGTACGACAGTCTGAGGAAGAAGCAGGGtgacgaggaggaggaacatgagaaacacacgcagcagctgcagaagaagaaggaggaggccATGCGGCAGCACCAG GCTCTGCTGGAAAAACTGGAGTCTCTGCGAGTTAAACTGCACCTCAACAACTCAAAGGCCACCAGGAAGAACTTCTTAACCAAGAAGCAAGAACTGACCTcagagaggaacagagcagaggaggagaagaacag GTTGGccaaggagctggaggagagtgagaggaagCTGACGGAGCTCACAGAGGAGCAGGGAGAGGAGCAGCGGAGGTggcaggaggagctggaggagctgaggCAGGAGATGGCGCGAGTTAGGAAGGAGGCGCAGGAGGCCGAGCTGCAGGCCTTACAGGACGAGATCGCTGCTGTGAAAATGCAGAGCGACGTCGCCATGAGTCACATCGAGACCTGGTTCACAGAG GTGCGACAGTACCTGAACACTTTCAGGGTGGAGTTCCCGCAGCAGTACCCTCATGAGAGGCGGGAGTGGGAGAAGAAGGAACATCTGGTCCGCAGGAATCAGGCTGAGCTCCAGAGCCGCTTCCAGGAtgttctgcagcagctccagcaagGTCGAGAGTTAGAGTCCCTCCCCAGGATCAACGTGCCGTCTCTGCCTCAGATCCCCATG GCTGACCTGAGATTCGAACAGGTGATGCAGTCACTGGACCATCCTCAGTTCatgccccctcctcctcccaacTCAGTGAACCGGCCCCTCCATCCTTACAAGGCCCCCTTCAATCACCAGGCCCCTTACCGCCCCCAGTACCGTCACCGCTATCCCAACCCACACCGCCCGCCACCACCTGAACACTACTTCCAACCCCGCCCACCACCACCGCACTATTTGCACCAGTTCCAGCCTGTGCACCCAGCTCAGCCTCTGTTCCAGCCCCCGATCCGATCTCCAGTGAGGGTGACGCCCTCTCCCAGCCTGTCCCCGTCTCCTCCTGTTCAACCCATCCACCCAGCAGTTCCTTCACCACcgcctcctgctgctgctgctgcagcgcCCACTGCCACCTCCGCCCCCGCCGGTAAACTAGACAAAGTCCTGGAGAAGCTCAGGATGAGGTTCCCACAGTGCGACAGGACTCAGCTGACGTCgctgctgcagcaggtgaaGAGCTGTCGTGGGACGCTGGCCGGCATGTCCATGGAGGAGGTCATGGAGCAGGTGGGCCTCAGGCTGGTAGAGAACGAGAGGTTGGCCCCAGGGCCCATCAGCCGTCCTGCGCCTCAGGGCCCAATCCAGAGACCGACCCCTCCCCCGCAGAGAGCTGGGGCGGCAGCATCAGGTGCTGGTCAGACTACCGTGGTCCGAAAACTCTGCCTGATGTGCCAGAACCATGTGGATCCAGAGAGCCGCTACCCACTGAGCTGCTCCCACACCATCCACAGAGACTGCATCCAGGTGTGGCTGCAGTCCAGCAAGAACAACTCCTGCCCCTTCTGCCTGGGGAAGTGA